The following are from one region of the Stenotrophomonas lactitubi genome:
- the pal gene encoding peptidoglycan-associated lipoprotein Pal: protein MNKSTRVLLVSLLSVAVLAGCSKKVKEEAPAPVDTGTSTTTPTGPSTSGLYGPGDLDTDACLRQRVVYFDLDKEEVKSEFQAIMACHAKYLRDRPSSRITLQGHTDERGSRAYNQALGERRGNGVNSALQANGGSASQLTVVSYGEERPVCTESNESCWSQNRRVEIVYTAQ from the coding sequence ATGAACAAGTCCACCCGCGTTCTGCTTGTTTCCCTGCTGTCCGTGGCCGTCCTGGCCGGTTGCTCGAAGAAGGTCAAGGAAGAAGCCCCGGCTCCGGTCGATACCGGCACCTCGACCACCACCCCGACCGGTCCGTCCACCTCCGGCCTGTACGGCCCGGGCGATCTGGACACCGATGCCTGCCTGCGTCAGCGCGTTGTCTACTTCGACCTGGACAAGGAAGAAGTGAAGTCGGAATTCCAGGCCATCATGGCTTGCCACGCCAAGTACCTGCGTGACCGTCCGTCTTCGCGCATCACCCTGCAGGGCCACACCGACGAGCGCGGTTCGCGCGCGTACAACCAGGCCCTGGGCGAGCGTCGTGGCAACGGCGTCAACTCGGCGCTGCAGGCCAACGGTGGCTCGGCTTCGCAGCTGACCGTCGTGTCCTACGGTGAAGAGCGTCCGGTCTGCACCGAGTCGAACGAGTCCTGCTGGTCGCAGAACCGTCGCGTCGAAATCGTCTACACCGCGCAGTAA
- the tolB gene encoding Tol-Pal system beta propeller repeat protein TolB gives MKKMPRWLAVFAALLLPFAAVAQQKGLDIDIIGGNASALPITIVPMPYQGSAAAPQTDVAGVVRADLERSGQFRTLPEAQIVEKPIRGGDIQFATWRALKQNYIVVGRVMDAGAGAYRVEYELFDVPKGERLLGLAMTARGNAMRDVAHQMADAIYEKITGVRGAFWTRIAYVTASGKGDAMRYALMVADSDGFNPQTIVRSAEPLLSPSWSPDGNKLAYVSFERGNSAIYIQNISTGARELVTSFRGINSAPAFSPDGRKLALTLSRSGNPEIYVMDLGSKQLTQLTNHFAIDTEPTWAPDGSAVYFTSDRGGRPQVYKVGAGGGSAERVTFQGNYNAKPSVSYDGKKIAVAQGSGNSYKIALMDSSLGSPRWSTLSPGSLDESPSFAPNASMVLYAAREGGRGVLYAVSADARVRQRLVLADGDVREPAWSPYRTQR, from the coding sequence ATGAAGAAGATGCCTCGCTGGCTTGCCGTGTTTGCGGCTCTGTTGCTGCCCTTTGCTGCCGTCGCGCAGCAGAAGGGGCTGGATATCGACATCATCGGCGGCAATGCCTCCGCCCTCCCGATCACCATCGTGCCGATGCCCTACCAGGGTTCGGCCGCCGCCCCGCAGACCGACGTCGCCGGTGTGGTCCGTGCCGATCTCGAGCGTTCGGGCCAGTTCCGCACGCTGCCCGAAGCGCAGATCGTGGAAAAGCCGATCCGTGGCGGTGACATCCAGTTCGCCACCTGGCGCGCGTTGAAGCAGAACTACATCGTCGTCGGCCGGGTCATGGACGCCGGCGCCGGCGCCTACCGCGTCGAGTACGAACTGTTCGACGTGCCCAAGGGCGAGCGCCTGCTGGGCCTGGCGATGACCGCGCGCGGCAACGCCATGCGCGACGTCGCCCACCAGATGGCCGACGCCATCTACGAAAAGATCACCGGTGTCCGTGGCGCCTTCTGGACCCGCATCGCCTACGTGACCGCCAGCGGCAAGGGCGACGCCATGCGCTATGCGCTGATGGTCGCCGATTCGGACGGCTTCAACCCGCAGACCATCGTGCGTTCGGCCGAGCCGCTGCTGTCGCCGTCGTGGAGCCCGGATGGCAACAAGCTGGCCTACGTCAGCTTCGAGCGTGGCAACTCCGCCATCTACATCCAGAACATCTCCACCGGCGCCCGTGAGCTGGTCACCAGCTTCCGCGGCATCAACAGCGCACCGGCCTTCTCGCCGGACGGCCGCAAGCTGGCCCTGACCCTGTCGCGTTCGGGCAACCCGGAAATCTACGTGATGGACCTGGGCAGCAAGCAGCTGACCCAGCTGACCAACCACTTCGCCATCGACACCGAGCCGACCTGGGCCCCGGACGGCAGCGCGGTGTACTTCACCTCTGATCGCGGCGGCCGTCCGCAGGTCTACAAGGTCGGGGCCGGTGGTGGCAGCGCCGAGCGTGTGACCTTCCAGGGCAACTACAACGCCAAGCCGTCGGTGTCCTACGACGGCAAGAAGATCGCTGTCGCCCAGGGTTCGGGCAACAGCTACAAGATCGCGCTGATGGACAGCTCGCTGGGCTCGCCGCGCTGGAGCACGCTGTCGCCGGGTTCGCTGGACGAATCGCCGAGCTTCGCGCCCAACGCGAGCATGGTGCTGTATGCCGCCCGTGAGGGTGGTCGTGGTGTGCTGTACGCCGTCTCGGCCGACGCGCGCGTGCGCCAGCGCCTGGTCCTGGCAGACGGTGATGTGCGCGAGCCGGCATGGTCCCCATACCGTACCCAGCGCTAA
- the ybgC gene encoding tol-pal system-associated acyl-CoA thioesterase: MSVEPSVEPRFSWPTRIYWEDTDAGGVVYHARYVAFMERARTEWMRALGFGQERMRTEHGMVFAVRSMQMDFIKPARLDDQLQVSASLVQLKKASMVFDQQVLRDGQLLLSAQVRIAALDAASFRPRGMDDLVLAALQPHLHPESEQNS, encoded by the coding sequence ATGTCGGTTGAACCCTCGGTTGAACCCCGATTCAGTTGGCCGACACGCATTTACTGGGAAGATACCGACGCTGGCGGAGTGGTTTACCACGCCCGCTACGTGGCCTTCATGGAAAGGGCGCGGACCGAATGGATGCGTGCGCTGGGCTTCGGCCAGGAGCGCATGCGTACCGAGCACGGCATGGTCTTCGCGGTGCGCTCCATGCAGATGGACTTCATCAAGCCGGCACGGCTGGATGACCAGCTGCAGGTGAGCGCCAGCCTGGTCCAGCTGAAGAAGGCCAGCATGGTCTTCGACCAGCAGGTCCTGCGCGACGGCCAGCTGCTGCTGTCCGCGCAGGTCCGCATCGCCGCACTGGACGCGGCCAGTTTCCGCCCGCGTGGCATGGACGATCTGGTCCTTGCCGCGCTGCAACCCCACCTCCACCCCGAATCCGAACAGAACTCTTGA
- the tolA gene encoding cell envelope integrity protein TolA: MHADALPPPHTEEPGWGLPLVLAVLVHLLVALIFIGAWLWSPQRNTDAAAGDPSVEASLALSASEAAAARQALRQSEKLEDLPPPVAEPIPVPEDTIPPPQPIEEPRPQDAPTPQQQQAQERVAQPDTKDQDAVSALAISQEKAKQEQEAKRRQEQIDLTERKRQEEAEQKLRLAKQQEADAKKKQAEQERLAADKAEAEKQKKIADIRARREQAEKEAKLAEQKLRQVAAARNAAGAAAAGASGAAQPAAGGGGSSDDLSAKYAAAIQAKVRDTWTRPDSVPLGQKCQVTITQIPGGQVLQAKVSSNCAYDEAGRRSIEAAVLNAQPLPYRGFEKVFNRTLNLTFTAQD; this comes from the coding sequence ATGCACGCTGACGCCCTGCCGCCGCCGCATACGGAGGAACCGGGCTGGGGCCTGCCCCTGGTGCTGGCCGTGCTGGTGCACCTGCTGGTGGCGCTGATCTTCATCGGCGCCTGGCTGTGGTCGCCCCAGCGCAATACCGATGCCGCCGCAGGCGATCCCTCGGTGGAGGCCAGCCTGGCGCTGTCCGCCTCCGAGGCGGCTGCCGCGCGCCAGGCCCTGCGCCAGTCGGAGAAGCTGGAAGACCTGCCGCCGCCGGTGGCCGAGCCGATCCCGGTGCCGGAAGACACCATCCCGCCGCCGCAGCCAATTGAAGAGCCGCGCCCGCAGGACGCGCCGACGCCGCAGCAGCAACAGGCGCAGGAGCGCGTGGCGCAGCCCGACACCAAGGACCAGGATGCGGTCAGCGCGTTGGCGATCTCGCAGGAAAAGGCCAAGCAGGAGCAGGAAGCCAAGCGCCGCCAGGAGCAGATCGACCTGACCGAGCGCAAGCGCCAGGAAGAGGCCGAGCAGAAGCTGCGCTTGGCCAAGCAGCAGGAAGCGGACGCCAAGAAGAAGCAGGCCGAGCAGGAGCGTCTGGCGGCCGACAAGGCCGAGGCCGAGAAGCAGAAGAAGATCGCCGACATCCGTGCCCGCCGCGAGCAGGCCGAGAAGGAAGCCAAGCTGGCCGAGCAGAAGCTGCGTCAGGTCGCTGCCGCGCGTAACGCTGCCGGCGCTGCTGCCGCAGGCGCCAGCGGCGCCGCTCAGCCGGCTGCCGGTGGTGGTGGCAGCAGCGACGACCTGTCTGCCAAGTACGCTGCGGCCATCCAGGCCAAGGTGCGCGATACCTGGACACGTCCGGACAGCGTACCGCTGGGGCAGAAGTGCCAGGTCACCATCACCCAGATTCCGGGCGGGCAGGTGCTGCAGGCCAAGGTGAGTTCCAACTGCGCCTATGATGAAGCGGGCAGGCGCTCGATCGAAGCGGCCGTTCTCAACGCCCAGCCGTTGCCATACCGGGGCTTCGAGAAGGTGTTCAACCGCACGCTCAACCTGACCTTCACTGCTCAGGACTGA
- the queE gene encoding 7-carboxy-7-deazaguanine synthase QueE: MTAVSPSAAVATPSEIVQSPLPRLKITEIFTSLQGEADTAGWPTVFVRLTGCPLRCQYCDTAYAFHGGTWWDIDDIVAEVLAQGVRHVCVTGGEPLAQKRCLVLLQKLCDAGLDVSLETSGALDVGAVDPRVSRVVDIKTPGSAEVARNRLENLPLLTTRDQIKFVICNREDYDWAKAMVAEHELVQRTMVFFSPSKGEITARQLADWIVEDRLPVRFQMQLHKILWNDEPGR, encoded by the coding sequence ATGACCGCCGTTTCCCCGTCCGCCGCCGTCGCCACGCCCAGCGAAATCGTGCAGTCGCCACTGCCGCGCCTGAAGATCACCGAGATCTTCACCTCGCTGCAGGGCGAAGCCGATACCGCTGGTTGGCCGACCGTGTTCGTGCGCCTGACCGGCTGCCCGCTGCGCTGCCAGTACTGCGACACCGCGTACGCCTTCCACGGCGGCACCTGGTGGGACATCGACGACATCGTCGCCGAGGTGCTGGCGCAGGGCGTGCGTCACGTCTGTGTGACCGGCGGCGAGCCGCTGGCACAGAAGCGCTGCCTGGTGCTGCTGCAGAAGCTGTGTGATGCCGGCCTGGATGTGTCGCTGGAAACCTCCGGTGCGCTGGACGTCGGTGCGGTCGATCCGCGCGTGTCGCGTGTGGTCGACATCAAGACCCCCGGCTCGGCCGAGGTCGCCCGCAACCGGCTGGAGAACCTGCCGCTGCTGACCACGCGCGACCAGATCAAGTTCGTGATCTGCAACCGCGAAGACTACGACTGGGCCAAGGCCATGGTCGCCGAACACGAACTGGTACAGCGCACGATGGTGTTCTTCTCGCCCAGCAAGGGCGAGATCACTGCCCGCCAGCTGGCGGACTGGATCGTGGAAGACCGGCTGCCGGTGCGCTTCCAGATGCAGTTGCATAAGATTCTGTGGAATGACGAGCCGGGCCGCTGA
- a CDS encoding DUF7696 family protein, protein MDDAMEQHRRACEARHWIRQGYNSGRWVDELITRIAGKRGAAAAEALREEMRRQWLRRREWMEASEL, encoded by the coding sequence ATGGACGACGCCATGGAGCAGCACCGGCGGGCCTGCGAGGCCCGCCACTGGATCAGGCAGGGCTACAACAGCGGCAGATGGGTGGACGAACTGATTACCCGGATTGCGGGTAAACGTGGCGCCGCTGCCGCTGAAGCCCTACGGGAAGAAATGCGCCGGCAGTGGTTACGCAGGCGCGAGTGGATGGAGGCGTCCGAGCTTTGA
- the queC gene encoding 7-cyano-7-deazaguanine synthase QueC, giving the protein MKKAVVLLSGGMDSAAVIAMAQEQGFAVHALSVRYGQRHTSELDAAARVAKAQGVIVHKTVDVDLRSIGGSALTDDIDVPEAGGEGIPVTYVPARNTIMLSLALGWAEVLGANDIFCGVNAVDYSGYPDCRPEFIAAFQALANLATKSGVEGAGITVHAPLQFLSKGQIVSEGVRLGVDFGLTVSCYNADANGAACGHCDACRLRAQGFTDAGVADPTLYA; this is encoded by the coding sequence ATGAAGAAGGCAGTCGTGCTTCTCTCCGGCGGCATGGATTCAGCCGCCGTCATCGCCATGGCCCAGGAACAGGGCTTCGCCGTGCATGCCCTGAGCGTGCGTTACGGCCAGCGCCATACCTCCGAGCTGGATGCCGCCGCGCGCGTGGCCAAGGCCCAGGGTGTGATCGTGCACAAGACCGTGGACGTGGACCTGCGCAGCATCGGCGGCTCGGCGCTTACCGATGACATCGACGTGCCCGAGGCGGGCGGCGAGGGCATCCCGGTCACCTACGTGCCGGCGCGCAACACCATCATGCTGTCGTTGGCCTTGGGCTGGGCCGAAGTGCTCGGTGCCAACGACATCTTCTGCGGCGTCAACGCCGTGGACTACTCCGGTTACCCGGATTGCCGTCCCGAGTTCATCGCTGCCTTCCAGGCGCTGGCCAACCTGGCGACCAAGTCGGGCGTGGAAGGCGCGGGCATCACCGTGCATGCGCCGCTGCAGTTCCTCAGCAAGGGCCAGATCGTCAGCGAAGGCGTGCGCCTGGGCGTGGACTTCGGCCTGACCGTGTCCTGCTACAACGCCGATGCCAACGGCGCGGCCTGTGGCCATTGCGACGCCTGCCGCCTGCGTGCGCAGGGCTTCACCGATGCCGGCGTGGCCGACCCGACGCTGTACGCCTGA
- the ybgF gene encoding tol-pal system protein YbgF: MRLGIKLMLVVAAALVAAAPAHAQRQSLADRVGSLEQQMYNNSANQDLLNQINQLRQQVTSLQASIEQLQHDNAQLKQSAQDQYLDLDSRLNRLEGGSAAPALPAVPASAPKAPAAPAKPAAAATSERPPSVHGDPGSLAVTGDERTSYNVAFDALKAGKYDDSAQLFLSFLELYPNGVYAPNALYWLGESYYATRNFPMAESQFRELLSRYPTHDKAAGGLLKVGLSQYGEGKVDQAQQTLETVVAQYPGSDAARTAQDRLQSIRLGNQIR; encoded by the coding sequence ATGCGCCTTGGCATCAAACTGATGCTGGTCGTTGCGGCAGCCCTCGTGGCTGCCGCACCGGCGCATGCACAACGTCAGAGTCTGGCCGACCGTGTCGGTTCGCTCGAGCAGCAGATGTACAACAACAGTGCCAACCAGGACCTGTTGAACCAGATCAACCAGCTGCGGCAGCAGGTCACCAGCCTGCAGGCCTCGATCGAGCAACTCCAGCACGACAACGCCCAGCTCAAGCAGTCCGCCCAGGACCAGTACCTGGATCTGGACAGCCGCCTGAACCGGTTGGAAGGGGGCTCTGCCGCCCCGGCCCTGCCTGCTGTTCCGGCGAGCGCACCGAAGGCTCCTGCAGCCCCGGCAAAACCCGCAGCGGCGGCCACTTCCGAGCGGCCGCCTTCCGTCCATGGTGACCCGGGCAGTCTGGCCGTCACCGGTGACGAGCGTACGTCCTACAACGTGGCTTTCGATGCGTTGAAGGCAGGCAAGTACGATGATTCGGCGCAGCTGTTCCTGAGCTTCCTGGAGCTGTACCCGAACGGTGTCTACGCCCCCAATGCGCTGTACTGGCTGGGCGAGAGCTACTACGCTACCCGCAATTTCCCGATGGCCGAGTCCCAGTTCCGCGAACTGCTCTCGCGCTATCCCACCCACGACAAGGCCGCAGGTGGCCTGCTCAAGGTCGGCCTCTCGCAGTATGGCGAGGGCAAGGTCGACCAGGCCCAGCAGACGCTGGAGACCGTCGTGGCGCAATACCCGGGCTCGGATGCCGCGCGTACCGCGCAGGACCGCCTGCAATCGATCCGCCTTGGCAATCAGATCCGCTGA
- a CDS encoding DUF2268 domain-containing putative Zn-dependent protease (predicted Zn-dependent protease with a strongly conserved HExxH motif): MRLSFCLYACLLLPCAITTAATPSVQTDDIARFWSTYDAVLAEPDGAQRVALVRQHYIEPGSAGLHALMKVRNYTAVEYADAMLAWPRFWASVRPLTANAQQASATLERDLAAFRRLYPALRPASITYAVGVLRTGGTTLGNQVLIGAEMALGDASVDVSELPEPLRSRLRVFYDSTPGANNAQNNLHEYVHTQQHETTGSLAQYAVREGVAEYIAERISGRRPALPLYTYGPLHESDIRARFIVEMDGNDLDNWLYNSARNPFGVSDVGYYAGYRIAQEYMRQQPDEQAAIARMIELDYTDPATVRAFIEASGWLQQR, from the coding sequence ATGCGCCTGTCCTTCTGTCTGTACGCCTGCCTGCTGCTGCCCTGCGCCATCACCACTGCTGCGACCCCATCGGTACAGACAGATGACATCGCCCGATTCTGGAGTACCTACGATGCGGTGCTTGCCGAGCCCGATGGCGCGCAGCGGGTGGCCCTGGTCCGGCAGCACTACATCGAGCCGGGTAGTGCCGGCCTGCATGCACTGATGAAGGTGCGCAACTACACCGCCGTCGAGTACGCCGACGCAATGCTCGCCTGGCCGCGCTTCTGGGCCTCGGTGCGGCCGCTGACCGCCAACGCCCAGCAGGCCAGCGCCACGCTTGAGCGGGATCTGGCGGCGTTCCGCAGGCTCTACCCCGCCCTGCGCCCGGCCAGCATCACCTATGCCGTGGGCGTGCTGCGCACAGGTGGCACCACGCTGGGCAACCAGGTGCTGATAGGCGCGGAGATGGCACTCGGCGATGCAAGCGTGGATGTCAGTGAACTGCCGGAGCCGTTGCGCAGCCGCCTTCGGGTCTTCTACGACAGCACTCCCGGCGCGAACAACGCGCAGAACAACCTGCACGAGTACGTGCACACCCAGCAGCACGAGACAACCGGCTCGCTCGCACAGTACGCGGTGCGCGAGGGCGTGGCCGAGTACATCGCCGAACGGATCAGCGGTCGCCGACCGGCGCTGCCGCTGTACACCTACGGGCCGTTGCATGAATCCGACATCCGCGCTCGCTTCATCGTGGAGATGGACGGCAATGATCTGGACAACTGGCTGTACAACAGCGCACGCAATCCGTTCGGGGTGAGTGATGTGGGCTACTACGCCGGTTACCGCATCGCGCAGGAGTACATGCGCCAGCAGCCGGATGAGCAGGCGGCGATCGCACGGATGATCGAGCTGGATTACACAGATCCGGCCACGGTGCGGGCGTTTATCGAGGCGTCGGGGTGGTTGCAGCAGCGGTAG
- a CDS encoding site-specific integrase: MTRGRKRKFNPAIPGHIEQDALPKGIYWHDDRWFVYEDHAEGGRRVKRTVAHASARLSDLHAIVEEMRTGVGRGTLRFLFDRYHESSDFKRLAAGTRKNYEGYAEVLATYVRKDGTPLGSIQVDRITTPVVQRLVETFAAGRPANRTQPALPAYPSKANHLHRYLRLTLSWGVRMGYCKTNPAKGVRQAKERGDARMPSQEAFRAVLAFARERGALPSNAKGSFPDYLAPVMILAYSVRLRGIEVCTLTDAHRQAEGVHSNRRKGSRDNVTEWDAAMIEAWEQLLARRHRIWNRKGRVRPVPLRASDRFLLVERGGEPITKSALDSAWQRFITEAVRVGVISKAERFALHGLKHRGITDGDNKAAGGHVTETMRQRYDHELPVVQPPGRRNALERGTT; the protein is encoded by the coding sequence ATGACACGCGGCAGAAAAAGGAAGTTCAACCCGGCGATACCTGGGCACATCGAGCAGGACGCATTGCCGAAGGGGATCTACTGGCACGACGACCGCTGGTTCGTCTACGAAGATCACGCGGAGGGCGGCCGGCGCGTAAAGCGCACGGTCGCCCACGCGAGCGCCCGCCTGTCCGACCTGCATGCCATCGTGGAAGAGATGCGCACAGGCGTGGGACGCGGCACGCTGCGCTTTCTCTTTGACCGCTACCACGAATCCAGCGATTTCAAACGACTCGCCGCCGGCACCCGCAAGAACTACGAGGGCTACGCCGAGGTGCTGGCCACCTACGTCCGCAAGGATGGAACGCCGCTGGGGTCTATCCAGGTCGACCGCATCACAACGCCAGTCGTGCAGCGGCTGGTGGAGACGTTTGCTGCAGGCCGCCCAGCGAATCGCACCCAACCCGCCCTACCTGCGTACCCCAGCAAGGCCAATCATTTGCACCGCTACCTGCGGCTCACGCTTTCGTGGGGCGTACGCATGGGCTACTGCAAGACCAACCCAGCCAAGGGCGTGCGCCAGGCGAAAGAACGCGGCGACGCACGCATGCCGTCGCAGGAAGCGTTTCGCGCAGTGCTGGCTTTCGCGCGCGAACGCGGGGCGCTCCCGTCCAACGCCAAGGGCAGCTTCCCCGACTACCTGGCGCCGGTGATGATCCTGGCCTACAGCGTCCGCCTGCGCGGCATAGAGGTCTGCACGCTGACCGACGCGCACCGCCAGGCCGAGGGGGTGCATAGCAATCGCCGCAAAGGGTCGCGTGACAACGTGACGGAGTGGGACGCAGCGATGATCGAAGCATGGGAGCAGCTGCTGGCGCGCCGCCACCGCATCTGGAACCGGAAGGGCCGAGTCCGCCCTGTTCCCCTGCGCGCCAGCGACAGGTTCTTGCTGGTGGAGCGAGGCGGCGAGCCGATCACCAAGTCCGCCCTCGACAGTGCCTGGCAGCGCTTCATTACCGAAGCGGTCCGCGTCGGGGTTATCTCCAAGGCCGAGCGCTTCGCGCTGCACGGATTGAAACACCGGGGCATCACCGATGGCGACAACAAGGCTGCCGGCGGGCACGTTACCGAAACGATGCGGCAGCGCTACGACCATGAACTGCCGGTAGTTCAGCCGCCCGGCAGGAGGAACGCACTTGAGCGTGGAACCACTTAA
- the tolQ gene encoding protein TolQ, giving the protein MIATLLALQATVTEALPADVSNAATQTLAQATTGGGINYLELMAKASLPVKIIVLALLVGSFVSWVIIFRKARIFKQATREADEFENRFWSGADLGKLYSSATDRSRNVGGLEAIFEAGFREYTRLRDKRRLDGRAQLEGAQRAMRTTYTREVDQLERNLELLANIGSTAPYVGLVGTVFGIMVTMHDMISSGAQAGIAAVAPGISEALFATAIGLFVAIPAVWAYNRFTTRVERMSVRFETFADEFSSILQRQSAGDE; this is encoded by the coding sequence ATGATCGCAACGCTCCTGGCCCTGCAGGCCACGGTCACCGAGGCTTTGCCGGCTGACGTCAGCAATGCCGCGACCCAGACCCTTGCCCAGGCCACCACCGGCGGCGGCATCAACTACCTCGAACTGATGGCCAAGGCCAGCCTGCCGGTGAAGATCATCGTGCTGGCGCTGCTGGTCGGCTCGTTCGTCAGCTGGGTGATCATTTTCCGCAAGGCCCGCATCTTCAAGCAGGCCACACGCGAAGCCGACGAGTTCGAGAACCGCTTCTGGTCCGGTGCCGACCTGGGCAAGCTGTACAGCTCGGCCACCGACCGCAGCCGCAATGTCGGCGGCCTGGAAGCGATCTTCGAAGCCGGTTTCCGCGAGTACACCCGCCTGCGCGACAAGCGCCGGCTGGATGGCCGTGCCCAGCTGGAAGGTGCCCAGCGCGCGATGCGCACCACCTACACCCGCGAAGTCGACCAGCTCGAACGCAACCTGGAACTGCTGGCCAACATCGGTTCCACCGCCCCGTACGTGGGCCTGGTCGGCACCGTATTCGGAATCATGGTGACCATGCACGACATGATCAGCAGCGGTGCCCAGGCCGGTATCGCCGCCGTCGCCCCGGGCATCTCCGAAGCGCTGTTCGCCACCGCCATCGGCCTGTTCGTGGCGATTCCGGCAGTGTGGGCCTACAACCGCTTCACCACCCGCGTGGAGCGCATGTCGGTGCGTTTCGAGACCTTCGCCGACGAGTTCAGCTCGATCCTGCAGCGCCAGAGCGCTGGCGACGAGTAA
- a CDS encoding type II toxin-antitoxin system RelE/ParE family toxin → METTTHPEFKAWLDALKDVVGRARILARIRRLGEGNPGDHRNLTGGVSELRIDVGPGYRVYYTQRGNELVILLVGGDKGSQQRDIEKAKKLARSL, encoded by the coding sequence ATGGAAACGACGACCCACCCCGAATTCAAAGCATGGCTCGACGCCCTTAAAGACGTGGTCGGACGCGCCCGAATTCTGGCCCGTATCCGCCGCTTGGGTGAGGGCAATCCCGGCGACCACCGGAACCTGACCGGCGGCGTATCGGAATTGCGGATCGATGTGGGTCCGGGTTACCGGGTGTACTACACGCAGCGCGGAAACGAACTGGTGATCCTGCTGGTCGGCGGTGACAAGGGCTCCCAGCAGCGAGATATCGAGAAAGCGAAGAAGTTGGCCCGCTCCCTCTGA
- a CDS encoding addiction module antidote protein, protein MAAKKKIQLEAFDVAEHLRTPKEMAAYLDACIAESDGDSAFIAKALGDIARAQGMSKVARDAGVSRESLYRALSGERSPDFATILKVTRALGVQLHASAA, encoded by the coding sequence ATGGCAGCCAAGAAGAAGATTCAGCTGGAAGCGTTCGACGTCGCCGAACACCTCCGTACCCCCAAGGAAATGGCCGCGTATCTGGACGCGTGCATTGCCGAAAGCGATGGCGACTCTGCATTCATCGCCAAGGCGCTCGGCGATATTGCCCGCGCCCAGGGCATGAGCAAGGTTGCCCGCGACGCGGGTGTGTCGCGCGAAAGCCTGTACCGCGCCCTGTCCGGCGAGCGCAGCCCGGACTTTGCCACCATCCTCAAGGTGACGCGTGCCCTCGGCGTGCAGCTGCACGCGAGCGCTGCCTGA
- a CDS encoding TonB C-terminal domain-containing protein, translating into MTNARPPRCGGPATKGALRLCAFALSLPMALSLSAAEHAGSPRNDHLALQKAYADAVRARIVEHWLRPASVLPGQRCSARVLQLPTGTVISVETQSDCQFDAVGRSSLEDAVRRAQPLPIEGFQSVYVRHLQLTFVAE; encoded by the coding sequence ATGACCAACGCCCGCCCCCCGCGCTGTGGAGGACCCGCGACGAAGGGAGCCCTGCGTCTGTGTGCGTTCGCGCTGTCGTTGCCGATGGCGCTGTCGTTATCGGCAGCAGAGCACGCAGGCTCGCCCCGCAATGATCATCTGGCATTGCAGAAGGCCTACGCCGACGCTGTCCGCGCGCGGATCGTGGAGCATTGGCTTCGTCCAGCTTCGGTGCTGCCGGGCCAACGGTGCTCCGCGCGCGTCCTGCAGTTGCCCACCGGCACCGTCATCTCCGTAGAGACGCAGTCCGACTGCCAGTTCGATGCCGTGGGGCGGTCGTCTCTGGAGGATGCCGTCCGCAGGGCGCAGCCATTGCCCATCGAGGGATTCCAGTCTGTCTACGTGCGACATCTACAGCTGACCTTTGTCGCGGAGTAG
- the tolR gene encoding protein TolR yields MSAAIGRRKRRKLKSEINVVPYIDVMLVLLIIFMVTAPMLTLTFDVDLPNSNAKALESKQDPLIVSVRQDGQLSLKLPDAKEPTAVTAEELQGHLSGIAAQDKDVRVIVAADRAVAYEKVIDAMDVIKRAHVDKVSLATDAR; encoded by the coding sequence ATGTCCGCTGCCATCGGTCGCCGCAAGCGCCGCAAGCTGAAATCGGAAATCAACGTCGTTCCTTATATCGACGTCATGCTGGTGCTGTTGATCATCTTCATGGTCACCGCGCCCATGCTCACCCTGACCTTCGACGTCGACCTGCCCAATTCCAACGCCAAGGCGCTGGAAAGCAAGCAGGATCCGTTGATCGTCTCGGTGCGCCAGGACGGCCAGCTCAGCCTCAAGCTGCCCGACGCCAAGGAGCCCACCGCAGTCACCGCCGAGGAACTGCAGGGCCACCTGTCCGGCATCGCCGCGCAGGACAAGGACGTGCGCGTGATCGTCGCCGCCGACCGTGCCGTGGCCTATGAAAAGGTCATCGATGCGATGGATGTGATCAAGCGTGCCCACGTCGACAAGGTGAGCCTGGCCACCGATGCACGCTGA